One window from the genome of Thermus caldifontis encodes:
- a CDS encoding LCP family protein codes for MRPRLSLLLLSLALFALGGVLSWPRPVEEEGVRPRRAGPLPEMGVVVAARDIEYCGYHTPCGPGSRTDTIFYVRIRGGEARALAIPRDLYSPAVGGKINGAYARGGAGLLKQAVEEATGLVAERHLILTLESVARVVDAVGGVEVYLDRPMRYTDRAAKLYIDFPAGRLHLNGEEAVKYMRFRHDALGDYARLDRIKGVISQVLKKAQDPRTWPALALALREAWRELDTDLSLEEALAHLPGVQGLRLSLATLPTREGRGTFLYVDEGAKAQVLAAWMGMALPSSPPQVPVRLRGERDLILWGQALLAREGVEVQVEEAEVARSAVYTKDLEAGSYVAELFHLPLLAPYGPVSGVVVELGRDLVE; via the coding sequence ATGCGCCCTAGGCTTTCCCTTCTCCTCCTTTCCCTGGCCCTTTTCGCCCTTGGGGGGGTGCTTTCCTGGCCCAGGCCTGTGGAGGAGGAAGGGGTGCGGCCCAGGAGGGCCGGGCCCTTGCCCGAAATGGGGGTGGTGGTGGCGGCCCGGGATATCGAGTACTGCGGCTACCACACCCCCTGCGGCCCAGGAAGCCGCACGGACACCATCTTCTACGTGCGCATCCGGGGAGGGGAGGCCAGGGCCTTGGCCATTCCCCGGGACCTCTATAGCCCGGCGGTGGGGGGCAAGATCAACGGCGCCTATGCCCGAGGGGGGGCGGGGCTTCTGAAGCAGGCCGTGGAGGAGGCCACGGGCCTGGTGGCGGAAAGGCACCTCATCCTCACCCTGGAAAGCGTGGCCCGGGTGGTGGATGCGGTAGGGGGGGTAGAGGTCTACTTGGACCGCCCCATGCGCTACACCGACCGGGCGGCCAAACTCTACATCGACTTCCCTGCGGGAAGGCTCCACCTAAATGGGGAGGAGGCGGTGAAGTACATGCGCTTCCGCCACGATGCCTTGGGGGACTATGCCCGCTTGGACCGCATCAAGGGGGTGATCTCCCAGGTGCTCAAGAAGGCCCAGGACCCCCGCACCTGGCCGGCTTTGGCCTTGGCCTTACGGGAGGCTTGGCGGGAGTTGGACACGGACCTTTCCCTGGAGGAGGCCCTGGCCCATCTGCCTGGGGTCCAGGGCCTGAGGCTTTCCCTGGCCACCCTGCCTACCCGGGAGGGGAGGGGGACCTTTCTCTATGTGGACGAGGGGGCCAAGGCCCAGGTCCTGGCCGCATGGATGGGCATGGCCCTGCCCTCATCCCCGCCGCAGGTTCCCGTGCGCCTACGGGGGGAAAGGGACCTGATCCTTTGGGGGCAGGCCCTTTTGGCCCGGGAGGGGGTGGAGGTGCAGGTGGAGGAGGCGGAGGTGGCGCGAAGCGCCGTGTACACCAAGGACCTCGAGGCGGGAAGCTACGTTGCGGAGCTCTTTCATCTGCCCCTTTTGGCCCCCTATGGGCCGGTTTCCGGGGTGGTGGTGGAGCTGGGGCGGGACCTGGTAGAATGA
- the rsfS gene encoding ribosome silencing factor — protein MVKTLEALELVARIKDLLWEKKAENVVALDLRAVSESLDYFVLASANSTPHLQALERHVEEKLGEAGLRPRPTEGQSPRWVVLDYGEVVVHLMTPEAREYYDLEGFWADAERI, from the coding sequence ATGGTAAAGACCCTGGAGGCTTTGGAGCTGGTAGCGAGGATCAAGGATCTCCTTTGGGAAAAGAAGGCGGAAAACGTGGTGGCCCTGGACCTGAGGGCGGTGTCCGAGAGCCTGGACTACTTCGTCCTGGCCAGTGCCAACAGCACCCCCCATCTCCAGGCCCTGGAGCGCCACGTGGAGGAAAAGCTGGGGGAGGCGGGGCTTCGGCCCCGGCCCACGGAGGGGCAGAGCCCCCGCTGGGTGGTCCTGGACTACGGGGAGGTGGTGGTCCACCTCATGACCCCCGAGGCCCGGGAGTACTACGACCTGGAAGGCTTCTGGGCGGACGCCGAGAGGATCTAG
- the yqeK gene encoding bis(5'-nucleosyl)-tetraphosphatase (symmetrical) YqeK codes for MRSTVSTAELKEKVKALVRPERWAHIERVAALAREIAEQNGLDGERAYLAGLLHDAARDLGEEELLKLAPPENEVERAHPLSLHGRAARVLAEAWGVEDEEVLQAVEGHVYGVDPGNALGMALYIADVSEPGRGVNGEIRELALAGRLSEAYRLAVGNKVAYLKAKGIPLHPRTLAVYRRLQDAP; via the coding sequence TTGAGAAGCACGGTTTCTACCGCTGAGCTAAAGGAGAAGGTGAAGGCCCTGGTCCGCCCCGAGCGCTGGGCCCACATAGAGCGCGTGGCGGCTTTGGCGCGGGAGATTGCCGAGCAGAACGGTCTGGATGGGGAGAGGGCCTACCTGGCGGGGCTTTTGCACGACGCGGCCCGCGACTTGGGCGAGGAGGAGCTCCTTAAGTTGGCCCCTCCGGAAAACGAGGTGGAAAGGGCCCATCCCCTCTCCCTCCACGGCCGGGCGGCCCGGGTTCTGGCCGAGGCCTGGGGGGTGGAGGACGAGGAGGTCTTGCAGGCGGTGGAGGGGCACGTGTACGGGGTGGACCCTGGGAATGCCCTGGGCATGGCCCTCTACATCGCCGACGTCTCCGAGCCCGGCCGGGGGGTGAACGGGGAGATCCGGGAGCTGGCCCTTGCGGGGAGGCTTTCTGAGGCCTACCGCCTGGCGGTGGGGAACAAGGTGGCCTACCTGAAGGCCAAGGGCATTCCCCTGCACCCCAGGACGTTGGCGGTGTACCGTCGCTTGCAGGATGCGCCCTAG
- a CDS encoding Uma2 family endonuclease, whose protein sequence is MAEPAQVLHPLALEAYLEREAQSRVRHELVRGFPRAMAGASRRHNLLVVALVGALFPLARGKGCRLYAETFKLKVAPDTVYYPDLMVVCGPPGENPYYEENPCLVIEVLSPSTEAQDRWEKMRAYLGLESLQAYLLLDPEKRGLEGYFHEGKGFRLEAYTGGQVPLPCLDAFLDLDAVYLALD, encoded by the coding sequence ATGGCCGAACCCGCCCAGGTTCTCCACCCCCTGGCCCTCGAGGCCTACCTGGAAAGGGAGGCCCAAAGCCGTGTGCGCCACGAGCTAGTCCGGGGCTTCCCCCGGGCCATGGCCGGGGCCAGCCGGCGGCACAACCTTTTGGTGGTGGCCCTGGTGGGGGCCCTTTTCCCCCTAGCCCGGGGAAAGGGATGCCGCCTCTATGCGGAGACCTTTAAGCTCAAGGTGGCACCCGATACCGTCTACTACCCCGACCTCATGGTGGTCTGTGGCCCACCAGGGGAGAACCCCTACTACGAGGAAAACCCTTGCTTGGTGATAGAGGTTCTCTCCCCTTCCACGGAGGCCCAGGACCGCTGGGAAAAAATGCGGGCCTACCTAGGGTTAGAAAGCCTCCAGGCATATCTCCTCTTGGATCCGGAAAAAAGGGGCCTTGAAGGTTATTTCCACGAGGGGAAGGGCTTCCGCTTGGAGGCCTACACCGGTGGCCAGGTTCCGCTTCCCTGCCTGGACGCCTTCCTGGACTTGGACGCGGTGTACCTGGCCTTAGACTAG
- the panC gene encoding pantoate--beta-alanine ligase has protein sequence MKVAHTVAELRQALPREGVGFVPTMGYLHRGHLALVERARKENPFVAVSIFVNPLQFGPGEDYHRYPRDLKRDQALLEEAGVDLLFAPGVEEMYPAGFSSRVTVEGPLTALWEGEVRPGHFQGVATVVARLFLLVGPSRAYFGEKDYQQLLVIRKMVRDLGFPLEVVGVPTVREEDGLALSSRNVYLSPKRRQEATVLYRALLAMREAASRGKGVAEALEKGEEVLKGVPEFRVDYLAIVHPETLLPLSRFVPGARGIVAGRFPEVRLIDNLEVYP, from the coding sequence GTGAAGGTGGCGCACACCGTGGCCGAGCTCCGGCAGGCCCTACCCCGGGAAGGGGTGGGCTTTGTCCCCACCATGGGCTACCTCCACCGGGGGCATCTGGCCCTGGTGGAGCGGGCCAGAAAGGAAAACCCCTTCGTGGCGGTTTCCATCTTCGTCAACCCTTTGCAGTTTGGTCCCGGGGAGGACTACCACCGTTACCCCCGGGACCTAAAGCGGGACCAGGCCCTTTTAGAGGAGGCGGGGGTGGACCTCCTCTTCGCCCCCGGCGTGGAGGAGATGTACCCGGCGGGGTTTTCCAGCCGGGTCACCGTGGAGGGCCCCCTCACCGCCCTTTGGGAGGGGGAGGTGCGCCCCGGCCACTTCCAGGGGGTGGCCACGGTGGTGGCCAGGCTCTTCCTCCTGGTGGGGCCGAGCCGGGCCTACTTTGGGGAGAAGGACTACCAGCAGCTTCTGGTGATCCGCAAGATGGTGCGGGACCTGGGCTTCCCCCTGGAGGTGGTGGGGGTGCCCACGGTGCGGGAGGAGGATGGGCTGGCCCTTTCCAGCCGCAACGTCTACCTTTCCCCAAAGAGGCGCCAGGAGGCCACGGTGCTTTACCGGGCCCTTTTGGCCATGCGGGAGGCGGCCTCGAGGGGAAAGGGCGTGGCCGAGGCCCTGGAAAAAGGGGAGGAGGTGCTCAAGGGGGTTCCCGAGTTCCGGGTGGACTATCTGGCCATCGTGCACCCGGAAACCCTCCTTCCCCTTTCCCGCTTTGTGCCCGGGGCCAGGGGGATCGTGGCGGGCCGCTTCCCCGAGGTGCGCCTGATCGATAACCTGGAGGTCTACCCATGA